In Chitinispirillales bacterium ANBcel5, the DNA window GCATACATTATATTTGAATGGGCCCAGTCATATCTCTCATTTTCGGGATACACTTAGATGGCTTAAAGCTGTTCTTCATATCTGGGTGAGCCTTCTTAGGCACAATGACTCTAAAAGAAACAGCTAAATTCAAACAACTGAAATGCAGAGCATGAAGTTTCACTTTTCCTTAAATCTGGTGTCATAAATGAGCATTAATCATATAAAACCTGAAATTGCATGTGAACGGTTGATTCGAAAACTCAGAGAAAAAGGGATTAAAAACGAAAAAGTGCTACAGGCTTTTCGTAGTGTTCCAAGACACCTCTTTGTTGATGGAGCCATGTACGCTCAGGCTTATGACGATAATGCGCTCCCAATAGGCACTGGTCAGACAATATCCCAGCCTTTTGTGGTAGCATTAATGACCGAGTTGCTTGATTTGGGTAAAGACGACAAAATTCTTGAAATTGGTACAGGTTCCGGGTTTCAAAGTGCCATATTGGCGCAATTTTCACGACGCGTTTATACTATAGAACGCCATCGCGATCTTGCTGAAGCTGCTCGTAAACGACTAAGAGAACAGGGATATGCAAATGTGGTGATAAAGGTTGGTGATGGTAGCAATGGCTGGCCTCAATTTGGGCCCTTTGACCGAATAATTGTCACTGCCGGAGCACCTGTAACCCCAGCTACCCTGCAGACTCAGCTTGCAGTGGGCGGTTTGATGGTGGTGCCTACAGGGGATCGCCAAAAACAGGAACTTTTAGTCTATAAAAAAACACCTCAGGGGTTTGAAACACACAGCGCCGGCAGCGTAGTGTTTGTACCTCTGGTAGGTCAACACGGATGGAAATAGGATAAAGACACACTATCGAGGCGTCCAATCCGTAATAGGTAACTATTTATCAAAATCAGCACTGGTGTATCCAGGCACGGAGAAACTATGCTTTTGTGGGTAAAACACCTCGGTTGCGGTTTTTTAATTGGGGCAGCCAATGTCGTTCCAGGGGTATCCGGAGGCTCACTCCTACTTTTACTTGGATTATACCAAAGAGTTATGTCTGCCCTGAGCGAATTAAAGGGCAACTTTTTCCATAAAACAATACGTCACAGCTCAGGTCTGTTATTTTCTTCACAACGAAAAAAACACTTTGACTCTCTTTTAGAATTATTTAAAGGCATTGATGGAATATTTTTGTGCCAAATAGCTATTGGTGCAGCTCTTTCTATCCTTTTGCTTTCTGATCTGATTGATTATCTCCTTGATAATCAATTCACAAATACCTATGCCTTCTTTTTTGGACTCATTCTTGTCTCCATTTTCTACTCATTGCGCTTTCTCAAAAAAAGAAGGGCTTATCACCTAATACCCATGCTTATCGGAGCAATACTTACAATTTATATAAGCTCCGCAGTGAATCCTGCTGATAGTGTCATTTTAAAATCGGAGCATTATAAGAGTATATATGAAACTCAAATTACCGACGATTCTGATACCCCGGAACCTACTTCAACAAATTTTGCATCAAGCTATACCTTAACCGACTTACTGTTTTCATCGATTTCAGGAGCAGTGTCATTGAGTGCCATGATACTTCCGGGCGTCAGTGGTTCACTTGTATTAATTCTAATGGGACAATATGGGGAAGTCATAAGTGCAGTATCGGGGCTGAGAACATTTGAGATCGATTCCTTTATCTTCCTAACCTTTTTTGCTTTAGGGATGATTTTTGGCACTCTTTTGTTTGCAAGAGTAATAAATTGGGTTCTAAAACGTTTTTATAACGGTACCATAGCCCTTCTTATTGGCCTTATGGCTGGTTCATTACATGCTCTATGGCCATTTAAAAGAGTGGTAGTGATGGATCAGTATATAAGAACACCTGAAGGAATATCTCTTTTAAATAATATCTCTGTATACACAAATATTAACACTTTGCCTTCTGGAGGCTCAGAGTTTCTCCAGGCTCTGCTGCTTTGCCTTTCAGGCATATCAATTATGATTTTACTGAGTTACTATGGAAGAAAAAAAACAGTACAGTTTCAATGAAATTAATCACACCCTCATTTCCTTGTAGAGGGTTGTGTCGGAATGTATCTTAATAAGTTTTCAAATAGCCATCTTTCATTTTATAAGAGGAGAATATATGTCACGAAAAATGGTTCCACATGACGGTAATTCGGCTACCGCCCACGTGGCACACGCCGTTAACGAGGTCATCGCAATATACCCCATTACCCCATCTTCTGGAATGGGAGAAATTTCTGATGAAAAATCTGCTGCCGGAGAGAAAAATATCTGGGGCACAGTACCTACTGTTTCTGAGCTTCAGTCTGAAGGTGGTGCAGCAGGAGCGGTTCATGGAGCTCTTTGTGCCGGTGCACTGACTACTACATTTACTGCATCTCAGGGTCTTCTGCTTATGATCCCTAACATGTATAAAATCGCAGGTGAACTTACACCTACCGTGTTTCACGTATCTGCGCGTTCTCTGGCATGTCAGGGTCTTTCAATCTTTGGGGATCACAGTGACGTAATGTCTGTACGTCAGACAGGTTTCGCACTCCTCTCCTCCACTACCGTTCAGGAAGCAATGGACTTTTCACT includes these proteins:
- a CDS encoding protein-L-isoaspartate(D-aspartate) O-methyltransferase yields the protein MSINHIKPEIACERLIRKLREKGIKNEKVLQAFRSVPRHLFVDGAMYAQAYDDNALPIGTGQTISQPFVVALMTELLDLGKDDKILEIGTGSGFQSAILAQFSRRVYTIERHRDLAEAARKRLREQGYANVVIKVGDGSNGWPQFGPFDRIIVTAGAPVTPATLQTQLAVGGLMVVPTGDRQKQELLVYKKTPQGFETHSAGSVVFVPLVGQHGWK
- a CDS encoding DUF368 domain-containing protein, whose amino-acid sequence is MLLWVKHLGCGFLIGAANVVPGVSGGSLLLLLGLYQRVMSALSELKGNFFHKTIRHSSGLLFSSQRKKHFDSLLELFKGIDGIFLCQIAIGAALSILLLSDLIDYLLDNQFTNTYAFFFGLILVSIFYSLRFLKKRRAYHLIPMLIGAILTIYISSAVNPADSVILKSEHYKSIYETQITDDSDTPEPTSTNFASSYTLTDLLFSSISGAVSLSAMILPGVSGSLVLILMGQYGEVISAVSGLRTFEIDSFIFLTFFALGMIFGTLLFARVINWVLKRFYNGTIALLIGLMAGSLHALWPFKRVVVMDQYIRTPEGISLLNNISVYTNINTLPSGGSEFLQALLLCLSGISIMILLSYYGRKKTVQFQ